In a genomic window of Glycine max cultivar Williams 82 chromosome 13, Glycine_max_v4.0, whole genome shotgun sequence:
- the LOC100788845 gene encoding F-box protein SKP2B produces MVGKESLRTHEVLNFSFEKLMMVDCGGNSGKGVNFKAGVITEWKDIPVELLMQILSLVDDQTVMIASEVCRGWREAICFGLTRLSLSWCSKNMNNLVLSLAPKFTKLQTLILRQDKPQLEDNAVETISNFCHDLQILDLSKSFKLTDHSLYAIALGCQDLTKLNISGCSAFSDNALAYLASFCRKLKVLNLCGCVKAASDTALQAIGHYCNQLQFLNLGWCENVSDVGVMSLAYGCRDLRTLDLCGCVLITDDSVIALANRCPHLRSLGLYFCQNITDRAMYSLAQSKVNNRMWGSMKGGGNNDDNDDGLRTLNISQCTALTPSAVQAVCDSCPSLHTCSGRHSLIMSGCLNLTSVHCACAGQAHRAFTLPHAAH; encoded by the exons ATGGTTGGCAAGGAGAGTTTGAGAACTCATGAGGTCTTGAACTTTAGCTTTGAGAAGCTTATGATGGTTGACTGTGGTGGAAATAGTGGGAAAGGAGTGAACTTTAAAGCGGGGGTGATCACAGAATGGAAGGATATTCCAGTTGAGCTTTTGATGCAGATTTTGTCACTTGTGGATGATCAAACGGTTATGATAGCTTCTGAAGTTTGTCGTGGGTGGAGAGAGGCAATTTGCTTTGGCCTGACTCGGTTATCACTCTCATG GTGTAGCAAGAACATGAATAATTTGGTCCTATCCCTAGCTCCTAAATTCACAAAATTACAGACTTTAATCCTTCGTCAAGACAAGCCTCAACTAGAGGACAATGCTGTtgaaactatttcaaatttttgtCATGACCTCCAAATCTTGGACCTCAGCAAAAGTTTCAAGCTTACCGATCATTCGTTGTATGCCATAGCCCTTGGTTGTCAGGATCTTACAAAACTGAACATCAGTGGTTGTTCAGCCTTTAGTGACAATGCTCTGGCTTACCTGGCCAGTTTTTGTAGAAAGCTGAAAGTTTTGAATCTCTGTGGATGTGTTAAAGCTGCATCTGATACTGCGTTACAG GCAATTGGGCATTACTGCAATCAGTTACAGTTTTTGAACCTTGGATGGTGTGAAAATGTCAGCGATGTTGGAGTGATGAGTTTAGCATATGGCTGCCGTGATCTTAGAACACTCGATTTATGTGGTTGTGTCCTTATAACAG ATGACAGTGTAATTGCCTTGGCAAACAGATGTCCTCATCTGAGGTCCCTTGGACTTTACTTCTGCCAAAACATCACAGACAGGGCAATGTATTCCTTGGCACAAAGCAAAGTGAACAACAGGATGTGGGGTTCTATGAAAGGTGGTGGaaataatgatgataatgatgatggaCTAAGAACTTTGAACATTAGCCAATGCACAGCACTCACCCCTTCTGCTGTGCAAGCTGTGTGTGACTCATGCCCTTCCCTCCACACCTGTTCTGGAAGACACTCACTCATCATGAGTGGTTGTCTGAATCTGACTTCTGTGCATTGTGCTTGTGCTGGCCAAGCACACCGTGCTTTCACTCTCCCACATGCAGCTCATTGA